In Companilactobacillus allii, one genomic interval encodes:
- a CDS encoding PBSX family phage terminase large subunit produces the protein MMVLEIRLASKVAPSFSDLHLDIKQRLHSNYWLKGGRGSTKSSFISIEIILGIMKDPEANAVVIRKVAATLRDSVYDQYLWAIDVLGVDDYWKDSVSPMTLTYIPTGQQIRFKGADKPRKIKSQKFRHGYIKFKHYEETDEFPNFSEIRSINQSLNRGGNNIITFYSYNPPASVNSWVNQTTEHEKLRDDTLVHSSDYLTVPREWLGKEFIADAAQLKIDNPKAYAHEYLGEVTGTGAEVFDNVVQRRITDEEIQLFDNIKRGLDFGFASDPLAYIEVYFDLARHRLFVFNEIYQVGLKNRVAVSMIQKIDTSNKPIIGDSASPGTIAEYRDMSLNVIGARKGPGSRDQGYKWLQDLREIVIDPIRCPNAAREFSSYELERDANNNFKAGYPDGNDHAMDATRYALESIIKRGGFKPWK, from the coding sequence ATGATGGTACTGGAAATTAGATTAGCAAGTAAGGTTGCACCATCATTCAGTGATTTGCATCTTGATATTAAGCAGCGTTTACACAGTAACTACTGGTTGAAAGGTGGACGTGGTTCCACTAAATCTAGCTTTATCTCAATAGAGATTATCTTAGGAATCATGAAAGACCCAGAAGCTAATGCAGTGGTTATTCGTAAGGTTGCTGCTACGTTGAGAGATTCGGTATATGATCAATATCTTTGGGCAATCGATGTGTTAGGTGTTGATGACTATTGGAAAGATTCAGTTAGTCCAATGACATTAACGTACATCCCTACTGGGCAACAAATTAGATTCAAGGGTGCAGATAAGCCGAGAAAAATTAAGTCACAGAAGTTTCGTCATGGGTATATCAAATTTAAACACTACGAAGAAACAGACGAGTTTCCAAACTTTTCTGAGATACGTTCAATTAATCAATCATTAAATCGTGGTGGTAATAATATCATTACTTTCTATTCATACAACCCTCCTGCCAGTGTTAATAGTTGGGTCAATCAAACTACCGAACATGAGAAGCTGCGAGATGATACGTTAGTTCACTCATCGGATTATTTAACAGTTCCAAGAGAGTGGCTAGGTAAAGAATTTATCGCAGACGCAGCACAACTTAAAATTGATAATCCTAAGGCGTATGCGCATGAATACTTGGGTGAAGTTACAGGAACGGGTGCAGAGGTGTTTGACAATGTTGTGCAACGAAGAATCACTGATGAAGAAATACAATTATTTGACAATATAAAACGTGGATTAGACTTTGGTTTTGCTAGCGACCCGTTAGCATATATCGAAGTCTATTTTGATTTGGCGAGACATCGACTCTTCGTATTCAATGAGATATATCAAGTTGGATTGAAGAATCGTGTTGCTGTGTCGATGATTCAGAAAATAGACACATCTAATAAGCCTATTATTGGTGATTCGGCATCCCCAGGAACAATAGCTGAATATCGAGATATGAGCTTGAATGTTATTGGAGCTCGAAAGGGTCCAGGAAGTCGTGATCAAGGGTACAAATGGTTGCAGGATCTACGTGAGATTGTTATTGACCCGATTCGTTGTCCTAATGCCGCTAGGGAGTTCAGCAGTTATGAGCTTGAAAGGGATGCGAACAATAACTTCAAGGCTGGATATCCCGATGGAAATGACCATGCGATGGATGCAACTAGATATGCACTTGAATCAATTATTAAGAGGGGAGGTTTCAAGCCTTGGAAATAG
- a CDS encoding phage portal protein, with translation MEIEAMKQLLQNTDARRMKFNNRFDKSLRYYFNKNDITNRNDGESKVNEHGKDEVMRSADNRVSSNYHQLLVDQEAGYVATIPPSVDVEDNSLNDEIKNTLGDNFNLRMNQLVVDAANAGVSWVHYWIDKDGQFRYGIVPPDQVTPIYSNDLDKKLLAVRRTYSQLNPDDGKYYKIHEYWTDTDATIFKSQLPGYSDLSELTDRFTTFDIATGMELGTGNVYHHKFGRIPFIPFPKNKYERPDLLKYKGLIDVYDNVYNGFVNDVDDVQQVILVLTNYGGTDLDEFMKTMREDHAIKMDSAGPNDKSGVDTLTVDIPVEARNTLLDITKTDIFVHGQGIDPTNFETSNASGVAIKMLYSHLELKASVTESYFRDGVNQLVRAIMNWMNVPDANSRKVTQTWTRTAIQNDIEQAQVVSQVANVTSDEAIAKGNPLVTDWQQELEDRQDNIVKSDGYSNGKSLEDLTGNEDG, from the coding sequence TTGGAAATAGAAGCAATGAAACAGTTGTTACAGAATACTGATGCCAGAAGAATGAAATTTAATAATCGGTTTGATAAGTCATTGAGATATTATTTTAATAAGAATGACATCACTAATCGAAATGATGGCGAGTCCAAAGTTAATGAGCATGGAAAAGATGAGGTAATGCGTAGCGCTGATAATCGTGTTAGTAGTAACTATCATCAATTACTTGTTGATCAAGAAGCTGGCTATGTGGCTACAATTCCTCCGTCTGTAGATGTTGAAGATAATTCACTCAATGATGAGATTAAGAATACTCTTGGTGATAATTTCAATTTGAGAATGAATCAATTAGTAGTTGATGCAGCTAATGCTGGAGTTTCGTGGGTCCATTATTGGATTGATAAAGATGGACAATTCAGATATGGAATCGTTCCTCCTGATCAGGTGACGCCGATATATTCAAATGATTTGGATAAGAAACTGTTGGCAGTCAGAAGAACGTATTCGCAATTAAATCCTGATGACGGTAAATATTACAAGATTCACGAGTACTGGACTGATACAGATGCAACAATATTCAAATCGCAATTGCCTGGTTATTCTGATTTGTCAGAATTGACGGACAGGTTCACTACATTTGATATTGCGACAGGTATGGAACTTGGAACGGGAAATGTCTATCATCACAAATTTGGACGTATCCCGTTCATTCCTTTTCCTAAGAATAAATATGAACGTCCGGACTTGTTGAAGTATAAGGGTCTGATTGATGTATACGACAATGTCTACAATGGATTTGTTAATGATGTTGATGATGTGCAGCAAGTTATCCTGGTATTGACTAACTACGGTGGTACTGATTTAGATGAGTTCATGAAGACTATGCGAGAAGATCATGCAATTAAGATGGATAGTGCTGGTCCAAATGATAAGTCTGGTGTTGATACACTAACGGTTGATATTCCGGTTGAAGCAAGAAATACTTTGCTTGATATTACTAAGACGGATATATTTGTTCATGGCCAGGGAATAGATCCTACTAATTTTGAAACTAGTAATGCTAGTGGTGTAGCAATCAAAATGTTATACAGTCATTTAGAGTTGAAAGCCTCAGTTACTGAATCATACTTCCGTGATGGTGTTAATCAACTGGTTAGAGCCATTATGAATTGGATGAATGTTCCTGATGCTAATAGTAGAAAGGTCACACAAACTTGGACTAGGACGGCCATTCAAAATGATATTGAACAAGCACAGGTTGTGTCTCAAGTCGCTAATGTCACTTCTGATGAAGCGATTGCTAAGGGTAATCCGTTAGTTACAGATTGGCAGCAAGAGTTAGAAGACCGACAAGATAATATTGTTAAGTCTGATGGATACAGCAATGGGAAATCACTTGAAGATTTAACTGGTAATGAAGATGGATAA
- a CDS encoding minor capsid protein, which translates to MKMDNLTYWEKRFLQTKASQLKSTEEYERALQPQLKGLLKQIDLEANQYYRRYSINNGIPEEEVRKILNNIGNSNWNMTLDQFTQKAIEGGHKKELDNEYFKSRIARLQNLETQIKDSAGYFAKGEESRMGDALAAQYKDSYMRTIYKSQSAQFKYSANFAHFNDDQLKVIASKPWIENNFSKRIWKNYRDVLPDKLMDTMLRGTLLGYAPSKISNMLHARFQDISKKDIHRLVFSEMGYISEEATAKGYAESGIEKYEYMATLESHTCDICAKLDNQVFKLSERKDGINYPTIHAYCRCTTVPYIDDLPDVGERWTSGDGKIENNLSFKEWNKKYGENISVNTDEIKKIGIDPHDKSKWPKGIDVVETVDGDMINFNSDKGMRVSREWLNKLLRYKDDSDLIEYIEYQFGDGRFTDIAKTKNVVDWVKEVRSFKEINQNSVLNTRNNKFKIEDIRPKRITDFNFDNFSRKQLTTYIENEFGMTISESKNEKLSDLAILETVKTVSEFKGLYQALPEKIPMLRAMGSKEAGGAIAWYSRNGSTNSPLEFALNTHYFYDKAMLTNTVKQNVQVGWFSNNDEMNHIMIHEFSHHIDKQLSKLINNKSFSTRLFRTIENDYSDFNVKNIGKYAYESYEKQSDYTEPFAELFTEAYGPTPGKQALIFKKYFEEMSLEVLNNA; encoded by the coding sequence ATGAAGATGGATAATCTGACTTATTGGGAGAAAAGATTCCTTCAAACTAAAGCCAGTCAACTCAAATCAACTGAGGAATATGAACGCGCATTACAGCCACAGCTTAAGGGACTACTTAAACAGATTGACCTTGAAGCTAATCAATATTATCGAAGATATTCAATAAATAATGGCATCCCCGAAGAAGAAGTACGTAAAATATTAAATAATATTGGTAATTCAAACTGGAATATGACATTAGATCAATTCACACAAAAGGCCATTGAAGGTGGTCATAAAAAAGAATTGGATAATGAATATTTCAAGAGTCGGATTGCTAGGTTGCAGAATTTGGAAACACAAATCAAAGATAGTGCTGGTTATTTTGCTAAAGGTGAAGAATCTCGTATGGGTGATGCGTTAGCAGCTCAATACAAGGATTCTTACATGAGAACTATATACAAATCTCAATCGGCTCAATTTAAGTATTCAGCTAATTTTGCCCATTTCAATGATGATCAATTAAAAGTTATTGCTAGTAAACCATGGATAGAAAATAATTTTTCAAAACGTATTTGGAAGAATTATCGTGATGTACTACCTGATAAGCTCATGGATACGATGTTAAGAGGTACTCTACTAGGCTACGCTCCTTCAAAAATTTCGAATATGTTGCATGCTAGATTTCAAGATATCAGCAAGAAAGATATTCATCGTTTAGTGTTTTCTGAAATGGGATATATTAGTGAAGAAGCTACTGCTAAAGGATATGCGGAATCTGGCATTGAGAAATATGAGTATATGGCCACGCTGGAATCTCATACATGTGATATTTGTGCTAAGCTTGATAATCAAGTATTCAAGTTATCTGAACGTAAAGACGGAATCAATTATCCAACTATTCACGCATATTGCAGATGTACAACGGTACCTTATATTGACGATTTACCTGATGTTGGAGAACGTTGGACGTCTGGTGATGGCAAAATAGAAAATAATCTATCATTTAAAGAGTGGAATAAAAAATACGGTGAAAATATATCTGTTAATACTGATGAAATAAAAAAGATTGGAATTGATCCACATGACAAATCAAAATGGCCAAAAGGTATTGACGTTGTCGAAACAGTTGATGGTGATATGATTAATTTCAATTCGGATAAAGGAATGCGTGTAAGTAGAGAGTGGTTGAATAAATTATTAAGGTATAAAGACGATTCTGATTTGATTGAGTATATCGAATATCAATTTGGAGATGGAAGATTTACTGATATTGCAAAAACTAAAAATGTAGTAGACTGGGTTAAAGAAGTAAGAAGTTTTAAAGAAATTAATCAAAACTCAGTTTTAAATACAAGAAATAATAAGTTTAAAATTGAAGATATTAGGCCAAAACGGATTACTGATTTTAATTTTGATAATTTCTCGAGAAAGCAATTAACTACATATATTGAAAACGAATTTGGAATGACAATTTCTGAATCTAAGAATGAAAAGTTATCTGATTTAGCAATATTGGAGACTGTCAAGACTGTAAGTGAATTCAAGGGTCTTTATCAAGCGTTACCAGAAAAAATCCCTATGTTACGAGCTATGGGTTCCAAAGAAGCCGGTGGTGCAATTGCTTGGTATTCAAGAAATGGTTCTACAAACAGTCCGCTTGAATTTGCTTTAAATACTCACTACTTTTACGATAAGGCTATGTTAACAAATACGGTAAAGCAAAATGTTCAAGTAGGTTGGTTTTCAAATAATGATGAAATGAATCACATTATGATACATGAGTTCTCTCATCATATTGATAAACAATTGTCTAAACTTATAAATAATAAAAGCTTTTCTACAAGATTATTTAGAACAATAGAAAATGATTATAGTGATTTTAATGTGAAAAATATAGGTAAGTATGCTTATGAATCATATGAGAAACAGTCAGATTACACGGAACCGTTTGCTGAACTATTTACAGAGGCTTATGGTCCCACACCTGGTAAGCAAGCCTTAATATTTAAAAAATATTTTGAAGAAATGTCATTGGAGGTATTGAACAATGCTTGA
- a CDS encoding phage scaffolding protein codes for MKREFLKELSLDDKVIDKIMSANGADIENTKKSLGDVDSIKQENESLKIQLTERDKDMKALKKQAGDNEKLSNKYTELQGKYKTDTENLNAQLSITKLNGALDSALNSAKVRNPKAIRGLLNMDNIKLNDQGELVGVSDQLDSLKKSDGYLFDEGNGQRYEPKGGSGSDDKNTVQDLVNVFKK; via the coding sequence ATGAAACGAGAATTTTTAAAGGAATTAAGTCTGGACGATAAGGTTATTGATAAAATTATGTCCGCTAATGGTGCCGATATTGAAAATACCAAGAAGTCGTTGGGTGATGTTGATTCAATCAAGCAAGAAAATGAATCACTTAAGATACAGCTTACTGAACGTGACAAGGATATGAAGGCACTAAAGAAGCAAGCTGGTGACAATGAAAAGTTGTCTAACAAATATACTGAACTTCAAGGTAAATATAAGACGGACACAGAGAACCTTAACGCCCAATTATCTATTACAAAGTTGAACGGGGCGTTAGACAGCGCCTTAAATTCGGCTAAAGTTCGTAATCCTAAGGCTATTCGCGGTCTTTTGAACATGGATAACATCAAATTAAATGACCAAGGTGAACTTGTTGGTGTTAGTGATCAACTAGATTCATTGAAAAAGTCTGATGGCTATCTATTCGATGAAGGAAATGGCCAGAGATACGAGCCAAAGGGTGGTTCGGGATCAGATGATAAGAACACGGTTCAAGATTTAGTTAATGTTTTCAAAAAATAG
- a CDS encoding capsid protein, translating to MPATINYADSYQQAIQEYFYDGHLFSAALWNSPSNSVIKFDGAKHIKVPRLNIEEGRKNRTRRAITSIAANYSNDWDSYELKNERYWSTLVDASDIDESNMVISLGNITKQFNLDEKMPEKDRYMFSKLYSEKVNANDGDIYTETVDEKNILELFDQMMVNFDEQRIPSTNRFLYVTPKVNSILKRADAINRQLVITDTANIQRNVYSLDDVTIVIVPSDLMQTSFDFEVGSKIKDDSKQIDMFLIYNGVQIAPEKYSFAGFDAPSAANSGNYLYYEQSYDDVLLLKTKTRGIAFVTSDKTPKA from the coding sequence ATGCCTGCAACAATTAATTATGCAGATTCATATCAACAAGCAATTCAAGAATATTTCTACGATGGTCACTTATTTTCAGCAGCATTATGGAATTCACCATCAAATAGTGTGATCAAGTTCGATGGAGCTAAGCACATTAAGGTTCCACGTTTAAATATCGAAGAAGGACGTAAGAACCGTACGCGTCGAGCAATTACTTCTATTGCAGCAAACTACAGTAATGATTGGGATTCATATGAGCTTAAGAACGAAAGATATTGGAGTACATTAGTTGATGCATCAGATATTGATGAATCAAATATGGTTATTTCATTGGGGAATATTACTAAGCAATTCAATCTTGATGAAAAGATGCCTGAGAAGGATCGTTACATGTTTTCTAAATTATATTCTGAGAAAGTTAATGCCAATGATGGTGATATCTATACAGAAACTGTCGATGAGAAGAATATATTAGAATTATTTGACCAAATGATGGTTAACTTCGATGAACAACGTATTCCATCAACTAATAGATTCTTGTATGTAACGCCAAAAGTTAATTCAATCCTAAAACGTGCAGACGCAATCAATCGTCAACTTGTAATTACTGATACTGCGAATATTCAACGTAATGTATACAGCCTTGATGATGTAACCATTGTGATTGTTCCATCTGATTTGATGCAAACATCATTTGATTTTGAGGTTGGATCGAAAATAAAAGATGATTCTAAACAAATTGATATGTTCCTAATTTATAACGGCGTTCAAATTGCTCCTGAGAAATATTCATTTGCTGGATTTGATGCACCTTCTGCTGCTAATAGTGGTAACTATTTGTATTACGAGCAATCATATGATGACGTCTTGTTACTTAAGACTAAGACGCGTGGTATTGCATTCGTAACTTCAGATAAAACCCCAAAAGCTTAG
- a CDS encoding Ig-like domain-containing protein encodes MTETLNIYRDDEQIASGISPLHVKLDPATYPAGTFKGELVDDSGVKTERFDFPEVVVSAPIIAVTKVTLTPETASIEVGNTTKLASAIEPTNATDTGVNWSSSDTAVATVSGGTVTGKSAGVSTITAMSKLDGKITGTAQVTVIEPPVTEG; translated from the coding sequence ATGACTGAAACGTTAAATATTTATAGGGATGATGAACAAATTGCATCTGGAATCAGTCCGCTACACGTCAAGTTAGATCCAGCCACTTACCCTGCTGGAACATTTAAGGGTGAGTTAGTTGATGATTCTGGTGTTAAGACTGAGAGATTTGATTTCCCGGAGGTTGTTGTTTCCGCTCCTATTATTGCAGTGACAAAAGTCACATTAACTCCCGAAACTGCAAGTATTGAAGTGGGAAACACGACTAAACTAGCATCAGCAATTGAGCCAACTAATGCCACTGACACTGGTGTCAATTGGAGTTCTAGTGATACTGCAGTTGCTACTGTATCTGGTGGTACTGTAACAGGTAAGTCCGCTGGAGTATCAACAATCACTGCTATGTCTAAATTAGATGGAAAAATTACTGGAACTGCTCAAGTTACCGTGATTGAACCACCAGTTACAGAAGGTTAG
- a CDS encoding HK97 gp10 family phage protein, producing the protein MAWGTIDDAEFQKFADRVEGKLKSQQIKAAVEMSARKIGTQSLKGVKSRTPFGQYSDGRTGGTLRRGWHINGPTYNGSWFLIEVSNDVEYAQYVENGHRTRGGGGWVSGQHMLMETLFEIDGQMPTLLTPMMKRFGGLFD; encoded by the coding sequence ATGGCATGGGGAACTATTGACGATGCTGAATTTCAAAAATTTGCAGATAGAGTTGAGGGTAAACTGAAATCTCAACAAATCAAGGCTGCTGTTGAAATGAGTGCTAGAAAAATTGGAACTCAGTCTCTTAAAGGTGTTAAGTCAAGAACTCCATTTGGTCAATATTCAGACGGTAGAACTGGTGGGACTCTTAGAAGGGGCTGGCATATTAATGGACCAACATATAATGGTTCTTGGTTTTTGATAGAAGTATCAAATGATGTTGAATACGCTCAATATGTTGAAAATGGTCATCGTACTAGAGGCGGTGGTGGTTGGGTATCGGGTCAACACATGTTAATGGAAACATTATTTGAAATTGATGGTCAGATGCCTACATTACTCACTCCTATGATGAAGAGGTTCGGAGGACTATTTGATTGA
- a CDS encoding phage tail terminator family protein: MIDLIGKELAKLFPNIPIYRENQKGGFQEPSFFIEKVITVVEPELFDIQMRNYNYQLVYFPKLDEPKDDMEMMEEILLDSFNLLTDYAVIRNRNFKQSDDNTLLLTFNVQVRAHKIDNTTKQQNMKFKGKISDER; this comes from the coding sequence TTGATAGATTTAATTGGAAAAGAATTAGCAAAGCTATTTCCTAATATACCAATTTATAGAGAAAATCAGAAAGGTGGCTTCCAGGAGCCGTCTTTTTTTATTGAAAAAGTTATTACTGTTGTTGAGCCTGAGTTATTTGATATTCAAATGAGAAATTATAATTATCAGTTAGTTTACTTTCCTAAATTGGACGAGCCTAAAGATGATATGGAGATGATGGAAGAAATCTTATTAGACAGCTTCAATCTATTAACTGATTATGCGGTGATTCGTAATCGTAATTTCAAACAAAGTGATGATAATACTTTGTTATTAACATTTAATGTTCAAGTTAGAGCTCATAAAATTGATAACACAACTAAGCAACAAAATATGAAATTTAAAGGAAAAATTTCTGATGAAAGATAA
- a CDS encoding phage tail sheath family protein: MGGTWKTQNKRRPGAYINTIGAAQPKQDSALGRTLLIGNTQLNWGNKGIIELNSNSDFKSLLGAPLQTPEFGALRETLKGALTVLLLNNNDGTKAELTNEALPWKFSAKYPGTKGNDLRVSIVKDPNDLTRITVSTIFGTEVVDQQVIRSTTAPGLVSNDYIDIEFVEDSSEPEVSVETSEGGADFKVIPGQNKLESLSASTTYDLAGGVTEPVEITELMNDVLETEQFNVVTAAGFSPDNNIHQLLAQAVQRLRDDEGYKVRAVVPVYEGGYNYDYEGISVVSNGVVLEDGTQIDVTTATGYFAGISSATDSSQSLTYSEYPGAVSTYPSLNNEQTIKALNNGWIVFTAKRGGRVVVEQDINSLTTYSDDKPKDFSKNRVIRTLDDIATDSENVFENMFIGKINNDATGRDLFKANRVSYMQDLLKANIISYFDSDDIKVEAGNDKDSILVNLAVTPVDSMEKLYMTIVVQ; the protein is encoded by the coding sequence ATGGGTGGAACATGGAAAACTCAAAATAAGCGCCGTCCGGGTGCATATATCAACACAATTGGTGCTGCACAACCTAAACAAGATTCAGCGTTAGGTAGAACATTACTTATTGGTAATACCCAATTGAATTGGGGAAATAAAGGAATTATTGAATTGAATTCTAATTCTGATTTCAAATCGTTATTGGGAGCACCACTTCAAACTCCAGAGTTTGGAGCGTTAAGAGAGACACTCAAGGGTGCTTTGACGGTGTTACTGCTTAATAACAATGATGGAACAAAGGCAGAATTAACTAATGAGGCACTGCCATGGAAGTTTAGTGCCAAGTATCCAGGGACTAAAGGTAATGACTTACGTGTATCTATTGTTAAAGACCCCAATGATTTAACTAGAATTACTGTTTCAACTATCTTTGGTACAGAGGTTGTAGACCAACAAGTAATTAGATCAACAACTGCTCCTGGATTAGTTTCAAACGATTATATTGATATTGAGTTCGTTGAAGATAGTTCTGAACCAGAGGTAAGTGTTGAGACTAGTGAAGGTGGTGCAGATTTCAAGGTCATACCTGGTCAAAATAAACTTGAATCACTGTCAGCGTCGACCACTTATGACCTTGCAGGTGGAGTTACTGAGCCGGTTGAGATTACTGAATTGATGAATGATGTTCTTGAGACTGAACAATTCAATGTAGTCACTGCTGCAGGATTTTCTCCAGATAATAATATTCATCAGTTACTTGCTCAAGCAGTTCAACGTTTGCGTGATGATGAGGGGTATAAGGTTCGTGCAGTCGTTCCTGTATATGAGGGTGGCTACAATTACGATTACGAAGGTATATCGGTTGTATCAAACGGTGTTGTTTTGGAAGATGGAACTCAAATTGACGTGACTACTGCTACTGGTTATTTTGCAGGTATTTCATCAGCAACTGATTCAAGTCAATCACTTACATATTCTGAATATCCAGGTGCTGTATCAACTTATCCATCATTGAACAATGAACAAACAATCAAAGCGTTGAACAATGGTTGGATTGTGTTCACAGCCAAACGTGGTGGACGTGTCGTTGTTGAACAAGATATCAATTCATTAACAACATATTCCGATGATAAGCCTAAGGACTTTAGTAAGAACCGCGTGATTCGAACACTAGATGATATTGCGACTGATTCTGAGAATGTATTTGAAAATATGTTTATCGGTAAAATCAATAATGATGCTACCGGTCGTGATTTATTTAAAGCAAATCGTGTCAGCTATATGCAAGATTTGTTAAAAGCAAACATTATTTCATACTTCGATTCTGATGATATTAAAGTTGAAGCGGGGAATGATAAGGATTCTATTCTGGTTAACTTGGCAGTGACACCAGTTGATTCAATGGAAAAATTATATATGACTATTGTCGTTCAATAG
- a CDS encoding phage tail tube protein, with amino-acid sequence MDETTSTVGSFLNGRDTISTKDAKIYVTINGKIIPMIDVTKVTAKLEKNKEDVQTLGSHWKHKKTTSVEGTGTLGGYVISSNWLKYALPYIQGGKDLYFEITLSIEDKTSRAGKQTIHLGEVNLDDIPIADFEADDGVMEWESDFTFESLELISAFKGFDL; translated from the coding sequence ATGGATGAAACAACAAGCACAGTTGGTAGTTTCTTAAATGGTAGAGATACTATTTCAACTAAGGATGCCAAAATTTATGTAACAATCAATGGAAAAATCATTCCAATGATTGATGTTACAAAAGTCACGGCTAAGTTAGAGAAGAACAAGGAAGATGTTCAAACTCTAGGAAGTCACTGGAAACATAAGAAGACTACTTCAGTTGAGGGTACTGGAACACTTGGCGGATATGTGATCAGTTCTAACTGGTTAAAATATGCGCTGCCATATATTCAAGGCGGTAAGGATTTGTATTTTGAAATCACTTTGAGTATTGAAGATAAGACTTCGAGAGCTGGTAAGCAGACAATTCATCTTGGAGAAGTAAATCTTGATGATATTCCCATTGCCGATTTTGAAGCAGATGACGGTGTTATGGAATGGGAGTCAGATTTCACATTTGAATCGCTAGAACTTATTTCAGCATTTAAAGGATTTGACTTATAA